A genome region from Panthera uncia isolate 11264 chromosome A3 unlocalized genomic scaffold, Puncia_PCG_1.0 HiC_scaffold_11, whole genome shotgun sequence includes the following:
- the LOC125936311 gene encoding cystatin-C-like, whose amino-acid sequence MAQRLHSPLLLLAALALALALAVNSQRNSKVGAPWDADVNDKDVQEALKFALSEYNKASNDENYSRVLQVKGAQKQVVAGINYFLDVEIGRTKCTKSEPNKESCPFYEQPDLLRKKLCSFQIYTVPWRSEKSLVKSRCHDA is encoded by the exons ATGGCCCAGCGTCTGCACAGTCCCCTGCTCCTGCTGgctgccctggccctggccctggccctggctgtGAACTCCCAGAGAAACTCCAAAGTCGGAGCCCCATGGGATGCAGATGTCAATGACAAGGATGTGCAGGAGGCACTAAAATTTGCCCTCAGCGAGTACAACAAGGCAAGCAACGATGAGAACTACAGCCGTGTGCTGCAGGTGAAGGGTGCCCAAAAGCAG GTTGTGGCTGGAATAAACTATTTTCTGGATGTGGAGATAGGCCGAACCAAATGCACCAAGTCCGAGCCCAACAAAGAGAGCTGTCCCTTCTATGAGCAGCCAGACTTGCTGAGG aAAAAGCTCTGTTCCTTCCAGATATACACTGTCCCCTGGCGGAGCGAGAAATCCCTGGTGAAGTCCCGCTGCCACGATGCATAG